From the genome of Solidesulfovibrio carbinolicus, one region includes:
- a CDS encoding glycosyltransferase — translation MALATIVIPTFNQAAYLPACVDRCLFQTHEELELIIVDGGSDDGTKDFLDALPGHIGGAYAEPVVRMDASGNVVRERVLTYPQNRRVEIVRFEHDIGPTRTYNEGLARARGEYCTYVPGDDLPYPHMIEELAEALERTGADFAYADQDVVEDDGRVYRRMTFPEFDFKACLADWYHLGVCRLYRARLHETVGLMDEAFGSANDYDHYLRFAMAGARFVHVPRVLYGVRRHGPARPTGQHTPSRYANLLAESCRLAQRARDFLREKEAGRP, via the coding sequence ATGGCCCTGGCAACCATTGTCATTCCGACTTTCAATCAGGCCGCCTATCTGCCGGCCTGCGTGGACCGTTGTCTGTTCCAGACCCACGAGGAGCTGGAACTGATCATCGTGGACGGCGGCTCGGACGACGGCACCAAGGATTTCCTCGACGCCCTGCCCGGCCACATCGGCGGCGCGTATGCCGAGCCGGTGGTCCGCATGGACGCCAGCGGCAACGTCGTGCGCGAGCGCGTGCTGACCTATCCGCAAAACCGGCGGGTGGAGATCGTGCGCTTCGAGCACGACATCGGCCCGACGCGCACCTACAACGAGGGTCTGGCCCGGGCGCGGGGGGAATACTGCACCTACGTGCCGGGCGACGACCTGCCCTACCCGCACATGATCGAGGAGCTGGCCGAGGCTTTGGAGCGCACGGGCGCGGACTTCGCCTACGCCGATCAGGATGTGGTGGAGGACGACGGTCGGGTCTATCGCCGCATGACCTTCCCGGAATTTGATTTCAAGGCCTGCCTGGCCGACTGGTATCACCTGGGCGTGTGCAGGCTCTACCGCGCCCGTCTCCACGAGACCGTGGGACTCATGGACGAGGCGTTTGGCAGCGCCAACGACTACGATCACTATTTGCGCTTCGCCATGGCCGGGGCGCGGTTCGTCCATGTGCCGCGCGTGCTCTACGGCGTGCGCCGCCATGGGCCGGCGCGGCCCACGGGCCAGCACACGCCCTCGCGCTACGCCAATCTCCTGGCCGAGTCCTGCCGGCTGGCCCAGCGGGCCAGGGATTTCCTGCGCGAAAAGGAAGCGGGCCGGCCATGA
- a CDS encoding O-antigen ligase family protein — translation MSTALIQFLAGTLRAGGLALAAGHGLLSAAVLVGLGRPAQVFVALVAVWGLSLAVSRRGLSLGLFLLGSTLFLFGWQAYVYPSAAFGLILDMAALALGWRNLGQTEPETGAGPCGACLGALAVLALGSTLLLPWDRLAAQLAFFGPTAFFAAMAFSPADAPAYGLGAAARLAVFAVFVRELARNPWPGRFETLASGILAGLVVSIVYGLALHFRGDHYLLHYRFTSVFANPGWYAEYLAVAAPYALIALARPSKLARCFGAACLALVAGSLVLTLARAGWIAGGLTFAAAVWLYFQGGPMLRLRRPWGHLPALAVGGALVVGVSFWASGKELAAVSRPINALLKERVGNFTDSPRPTLFRSGLLIAAESPAFGLGYESYARHYPVLLATPAAWLGRYGDKNAEVFETSHNMYIQLVSGLGLAGLALWLAMAGRAGVLLWRSVRDTASSLDLALLLSLAAFHVYAFFQEMFYVPAVLFLLAPALARAMALEGRARPGRLARLAGGVAWALALAGLVAYAADFGLSRTRERLSLAQWRAGEVAYEGFYPPEMMDGREMRWSAGNAAVLVAPGEVELTLFSPVPQDVLLVSDAGPLDKLRLGGEPATRRYRLPDAGDGRARTIFVMPETVFVPMAQSGAPDPRLLGVAVAVRAGQEAREGSPAPGETGGREAGRGEEP, via the coding sequence ATGAGCACGGCCCTGATACAGTTTCTTGCCGGCACGCTGCGGGCCGGCGGTCTGGCCCTGGCCGCCGGCCATGGCCTGCTCTCGGCGGCCGTGCTGGTCGGGCTTGGGCGGCCGGCCCAGGTGTTCGTGGCCCTGGTCGCGGTCTGGGGTCTGTCCCTGGCCGTGTCGCGCCGGGGGCTGTCCCTGGGCCTTTTTCTGCTGGGCTCGACACTGTTTCTTTTCGGCTGGCAGGCCTACGTCTATCCCTCGGCCGCCTTCGGCTTGATCCTGGACATGGCCGCCCTGGCCCTGGGCTGGCGCAATCTCGGCCAGACCGAGCCCGAAACCGGGGCCGGGCCGTGCGGCGCGTGTCTCGGCGCACTGGCCGTTTTGGCCCTGGGCTCCACGCTGCTTTTGCCCTGGGACCGTCTGGCCGCCCAACTGGCCTTTTTCGGGCCCACCGCCTTTTTTGCCGCCATGGCTTTTTCCCCGGCCGACGCCCCGGCTTACGGCCTGGGCGCGGCGGCTCGGCTGGCCGTATTTGCCGTGTTTGTCCGCGAGCTGGCCCGAAACCCCTGGCCCGGGCGTTTCGAGACCCTGGCCTCGGGCATTCTCGCCGGCCTTGTCGTCTCCATCGTTTACGGTCTGGCCCTGCATTTCCGGGGCGACCACTATCTGCTCCATTACCGCTTCACCTCGGTCTTCGCCAATCCGGGCTGGTACGCCGAGTATCTGGCCGTGGCCGCGCCCTACGCCTTGATCGCCCTGGCGCGCCCCTCCAAACTGGCCCGGTGTTTCGGCGCGGCCTGCTTGGCCCTTGTGGCCGGCTCCCTGGTCCTGACCCTGGCCCGGGCCGGCTGGATCGCCGGCGGCCTGACCTTCGCCGCCGCCGTATGGCTGTATTTCCAGGGCGGACCCATGCTGCGCCTGCGCCGGCCCTGGGGCCATCTGCCGGCCCTGGCCGTTGGCGGGGCGCTGGTGGTCGGCGTGTCGTTTTGGGCCTCGGGCAAGGAGTTGGCCGCAGTCAGCCGGCCGATAAACGCCTTGCTCAAGGAGCGGGTGGGCAATTTCACGGACTCGCCCCGGCCGACGCTTTTTCGCTCGGGCCTGCTCATTGCCGCCGAAAGCCCGGCCTTTGGCCTGGGCTACGAGAGCTACGCCCGGCATTATCCGGTGCTCCTGGCCACGCCGGCCGCCTGGCTTGGCCGCTACGGCGACAAGAACGCCGAGGTCTTCGAGACCTCGCACAACATGTACATCCAGCTCGTCTCGGGCCTGGGGCTGGCCGGCCTGGCCTTGTGGCTGGCCATGGCCGGCCGGGCCGGGGTGCTTTTATGGCGAAGCGTTCGGGACACGGCGTCGAGCCTGGACCTGGCCTTGCTGCTGTCCCTGGCCGCCTTCCATGTCTATGCGTTTTTTCAGGAGATGTTCTACGTGCCGGCGGTGCTGTTCCTGCTGGCCCCGGCCCTGGCCCGGGCCATGGCCCTGGAAGGGCGGGCGCGTCCCGGTCGCCTGGCGCGATTGGCCGGAGGAGTTGCCTGGGCGTTGGCCCTGGCCGGGCTGGTTGCCTATGCCGCCGATTTCGGGCTGTCCCGAACCCGGGAGCGCCTGTCACTGGCCCAGTGGCGGGCTGGGGAGGTGGCCTATGAGGGGTTTTATCCGCCGGAAATGATGGACGGGCGGGAGATGCGCTGGAGCGCGGGCAATGCCGCCGTGTTGGTCGCGCCGGGCGAGGTGGAGTTGACGCTTTTTTCGCCCGTGCCCCAGGACGTGCTGCTGGTGTCCGACGCCGGCCCCCTGGACAAGCTGCGCCTGGGCGGCGAGCCGGCCACGCGGCGCTACCGGCTGCCCGACGCCGGCGACGGCCGGGCCAGGACGATTTTCGTCATGCCTGAAACGGTTTTCGTGCCCATGGCCCAAAGCGGCGCGCCCGACCCCAGGCTGCTGGGGGTGGCGGTGGCGGTCCGGGCCGGACAAGAGGCGCGGGAAGGGAGCCCGGCCCCGGGTGAAACCGGCGGCCGGGAAGCTGGAAGGGGAGAGGAACCCTAG
- a CDS encoding ABC transporter ATP-binding protein codes for MTQPMIEIRGLTKAFQGQPVLRGVDMVVPEGMVTAVIGKSGEGKSVLLKHIIGLMAQDSGDILFQGQPLSAMSRDERRAFRRRCSYMFQNMALFDSMTVSQNIALPLRETLRLSEAEADARVGAMAERLELTGILHKYPSQISGGMQKRVALARALVTEPGVVLFDEPTTGLDPIRKASVLALIDQSRRQFGFTAVLVSHDIPDVFGIAGHVAMLDAGRILWQGLPKDISDCDDPAVQRFLAGEPEPDLDESDDRD; via the coding sequence ATGACCCAGCCCATGATCGAGATTCGCGGCCTGACCAAGGCCTTCCAGGGACAGCCGGTGTTGCGCGGCGTGGACATGGTCGTGCCCGAGGGCATGGTTACGGCTGTTATCGGCAAGTCCGGCGAGGGCAAGAGCGTTTTGCTCAAGCATATCATCGGGCTGATGGCCCAGGACTCCGGCGACATCCTGTTTCAGGGTCAGCCGCTGTCGGCCATGAGCCGCGACGAGCGCCGGGCCTTTCGTCGCCGGTGCAGTTATATGTTTCAAAACATGGCGCTTTTCGACTCCATGACGGTGTCGCAAAATATTGCCCTGCCCCTGCGCGAGACCTTGCGCCTAAGCGAGGCCGAGGCGGATGCCCGGGTGGGGGCCATGGCCGAGCGCCTGGAGCTGACGGGCATCCTGCACAAGTACCCGTCCCAGATTTCCGGCGGCATGCAAAAGCGCGTCGCCTTGGCCCGGGCTCTGGTTACGGAGCCGGGGGTGGTGCTTTTCGACGAACCGACCACCGGTCTTGATCCCATCCGCAAGGCCTCGGTGCTGGCGCTTATCGACCAGTCGCGCCGCCAGTTCGGCTTCACGGCGGTCCTGGTCAGCCACGATATCCCCGACGTGTTCGGCATCGCCGGCCACGTGGCCATGCTCGACGCCGGCCGCATCCTCTGGCAGGGGCTGCCAAAGGACATCAGCGACTGCGACGATCCGGCCGTGCAGCGGTTTTTGGCCGGCGAGCCCGAGCCGGACCTCGACGAGAGCGACGACCGGGACTAG
- a CDS encoding acetolactate decarboxylase, with protein MPRWFSGQVLAWVLCLVFGLAGRLPAATLHQTGTIEALSAGDYAGQIAMPALAGQGDFGLGTFDALNGEMVVLDGVVYQVTVDGVVHKAKPGQTAPFAQVARFAGSIDLGRVDGLDLPGLTATLASRLPDPSKMCAVRVDGRFGKLTVRSVPAQVKPWPPLAEAISRQATFPLADEQGTLVGFYTPSGLPALSPPGWHFHYLSMDRKRGGHVLSLKVDAAKARGEAVTAMDIRLPPGPLPRANVAKPAAGTE; from the coding sequence ATGCCGCGATGGTTTTCGGGACAGGTTCTCGCCTGGGTCCTGTGTCTCGTTTTCGGCCTTGCCGGCCGCCTCCCGGCCGCCACGCTGCATCAGACCGGTACCATCGAGGCGCTCTCGGCCGGCGACTATGCCGGCCAGATCGCCATGCCGGCCCTGGCCGGCCAGGGCGATTTCGGCCTGGGCACCTTTGACGCCCTAAACGGCGAGATGGTGGTCCTGGACGGCGTGGTCTACCAAGTCACTGTTGACGGCGTGGTGCACAAGGCCAAGCCGGGACAGACCGCGCCTTTTGCCCAGGTGGCGCGTTTTGCCGGGAGCATTGATCTCGGCCGGGTGGATGGCCTGGATCTGCCGGGCCTGACCGCCACTCTGGCTTCCCGGCTGCCCGATCCCTCCAAGATGTGCGCCGTGCGTGTGGACGGCCGCTTCGGCAAGCTGACCGTGCGCAGCGTCCCGGCCCAGGTCAAGCCCTGGCCGCCCCTGGCCGAGGCGATCAGCCGGCAGGCCACGTTCCCCCTGGCCGACGAGCAGGGGACCCTGGTCGGCTTTTACACTCCGTCCGGCCTGCCGGCCCTGTCGCCGCCGGGCTGGCATTTCCATTATTTGAGTATGGACCGTAAGCGCGGCGGCCATGTACTGTCCCTCAAAGTGGACGCGGCCAAGGCCCGGGGCGAGGCCGTGACCGCCATGGACATTCGGTTGCCGCCCGGGCCGCTGCCTCGAGCGAATGTCGCCAAGCCCGCTGCCGGGACGGAATAA
- a CDS encoding sigma-54 dependent transcriptional regulator codes for MAEKTILFVAPAQAVTQFFPDFKEAGIAAGIADSLASALAAIRKAPPTLIFSQAKMGVYTAESLLAEAKNHEAFPPVVVFTDRGTAAEAARCLELGAKDYWLEPLSWEKIQAMLPGESPARPVAAALAASPVAAGAPRPAAQPEASGKGFAVVGQHPAIRRVLALARQVARSKATVLISGESGTGKEMFARYLHASSDRADGPFVAINCAALPEHLLESELFGHEKGSFTGAIARKLGKFEMASGGTILLDEISEMDIGLQAKLLRVLQESEFDRVGGSETVHVDVRVLATTNRRMEEAVAEGKFRQDLYYRLNVIPLKLPPLRERGDDIPRLAQFFVEKFRKAYGLPPLAFSADAKEWLVAYDWPGNVRELQNLMERAVLLAGDGPIRKSHFLLDPDVWPGEAEEGADDDLAMAEDAEGLGDDAPADPFEAGAAVANLGEAPGGAPGEVVPLDIMERHMIIKSLDRTEGNRTQAAQLLGISVRTLRNKLNEYRKLGIDVP; via the coding sequence ATGGCGGAAAAGACAATACTTTTTGTCGCCCCGGCCCAGGCGGTGACCCAATTTTTCCCGGACTTCAAAGAAGCCGGGATCGCCGCCGGCATCGCCGACTCCCTGGCCTCGGCCCTGGCCGCCATCCGCAAAGCGCCGCCGACGCTCATTTTCTCCCAGGCCAAGATGGGCGTCTACACCGCCGAAAGCCTGCTGGCCGAAGCCAAGAACCACGAAGCGTTTCCGCCGGTGGTGGTCTTCACCGACCGGGGCACGGCCGCCGAAGCCGCCCGCTGCCTGGAGCTGGGGGCCAAGGACTATTGGCTCGAACCGCTGTCCTGGGAAAAGATCCAGGCCATGCTGCCGGGCGAGTCCCCGGCCCGGCCCGTCGCCGCTGCCCTGGCCGCAAGCCCCGTCGCCGCCGGCGCGCCCCGGCCGGCCGCCCAGCCCGAAGCCTCGGGCAAGGGCTTTGCCGTGGTCGGCCAACATCCGGCCATCCGCCGCGTCCTGGCGCTGGCCCGGCAGGTGGCCCGCTCCAAGGCCACGGTGCTCATCTCCGGCGAATCCGGCACCGGCAAGGAAATGTTCGCCCGCTACCTCCACGCCTCCTCGGACCGGGCCGACGGCCCCTTCGTGGCCATCAACTGCGCCGCCTTGCCCGAACATCTGCTGGAATCCGAGCTGTTTGGCCACGAAAAAGGCTCCTTTACCGGAGCCATCGCCCGCAAGCTCGGCAAATTCGAGATGGCCAGCGGCGGCACCATCCTCCTCGACGAAATTTCCGAGATGGACATCGGGCTGCAGGCCAAGCTCCTGCGCGTGCTCCAGGAAAGCGAGTTCGACCGGGTGGGCGGCTCCGAGACCGTCCATGTCGATGTGCGCGTGCTGGCCACCACCAACCGGCGCATGGAAGAAGCCGTGGCCGAGGGCAAGTTCCGCCAGGACTTGTATTACCGCCTAAACGTCATACCGCTCAAGCTCCCGCCCCTGCGCGAGCGCGGCGACGACATCCCGCGTCTGGCCCAGTTTTTCGTGGAGAAGTTCCGCAAGGCCTACGGCCTGCCGCCCCTGGCCTTTTCCGCCGACGCCAAGGAGTGGCTGGTCGCCTACGACTGGCCCGGCAATGTGCGCGAGCTGCAAAACCTCATGGAACGCGCCGTGCTCCTGGCCGGCGACGGCCCCATCCGCAAATCGCATTTCCTGCTCGATCCCGACGTCTGGCCCGGCGAGGCCGAGGAGGGCGCGGACGACGACCTGGCCATGGCCGAGGACGCCGAGGGCCTGGGCGACGACGCCCCGGCCGACCCCTTCGAGGCCGGCGCGGCCGTGGCCAACCTCGGCGAAGCGCCCGGCGGCGCGCCCGGCGAGGTGGTGCCCCTGGACATCATGGAGCGCCACATGATCATCAAAAGCCTGGATCGCACCGAGGGCAACCGCACCCAGGCCGCCCAGTTGCTGGGCATCTCCGTACGCACGCTGCGCAACAAATTAAACGAATACCGCAAGCTCGGCATCGACGTTCCCTGA
- a CDS encoding glycosyltransferase family protein, translating into MTKPLRIVVAGYAVGFPLGGQVWMMLHFAAGLARLGHDVLFLEETADWAYPFDPVLGYAGTDSTRGRAIVDKLFAAHGLAGRWAYRSDIEGRLYGLDQASLDRKLAEADFFLNISGVIPLREEYTRIPARAVIDTDPVFTQVKVASEAWSHDYFAAHQTCFTYGYNLPAGTTGVPLSDIDWKPLLPPVILDCWPTGEGPGAGYTTIGTWEAKDRDVEVAGRHLSWRKNVKYEAILDLPGRLPGVDLGMAMSGMKENADRYRAAGWDVRDALEISRDPDRYRDYIRASRGEFTIAKDQNVVLKSGWFSDRTAAFLAAGRPAVVEDTGFGAYLPTGEGLFPFQGPDAAVAAIAQVEADPLRAGRAARAIAEEYFDSDKVLAGLLRQCGLA; encoded by the coding sequence ATGACGAAACCGCTTCGCATTGTGGTGGCCGGCTACGCCGTGGGGTTTCCCCTGGGCGGCCAGGTCTGGATGATGCTCCATTTCGCCGCCGGACTGGCCCGGCTGGGCCATGACGTGCTGTTTCTCGAGGAAACCGCCGACTGGGCCTACCCCTTCGATCCGGTCCTGGGCTACGCCGGCACGGATTCCACCCGGGGCCGGGCCATCGTGGACAAGCTCTTCGCCGCCCACGGTCTGGCCGGGCGCTGGGCCTACCGCAGCGACATCGAAGGCCGCCTCTACGGCCTGGACCAGGCCAGTCTGGACCGCAAGCTGGCCGAGGCCGACTTCTTCCTCAACATCTCCGGCGTGATTCCCCTGCGCGAGGAATATACGCGCATTCCGGCGCGGGCCGTCATCGACACCGATCCGGTCTTCACCCAGGTCAAGGTCGCCTCCGAGGCCTGGAGCCACGACTATTTCGCCGCCCACCAGACCTGCTTCACTTACGGCTACAACCTGCCGGCCGGGACCACCGGCGTGCCCCTGTCCGACATCGACTGGAAGCCGCTTTTGCCGCCGGTCATCCTCGACTGCTGGCCGACGGGGGAGGGACCCGGCGCGGGCTACACCACCATCGGCACCTGGGAGGCCAAGGACCGCGACGTGGAAGTGGCCGGCCGCCATCTGTCCTGGCGCAAAAACGTCAAGTACGAGGCCATCCTCGATCTGCCCGGCCGGCTGCCCGGCGTGGATCTCGGCATGGCCATGAGCGGCATGAAGGAAAACGCCGACCGCTACCGCGCCGCCGGCTGGGACGTGCGCGACGCCCTGGAGATTTCCCGCGATCCCGACCGCTACCGCGACTACATCCGGGCCAGCCGGGGCGAATTCACCATCGCCAAGGACCAGAACGTGGTGCTCAAAAGCGGCTGGTTTTCCGACCGCACCGCCGCTTTCCTGGCCGCCGGCCGGCCGGCCGTGGTGGAAGACACCGGCTTTGGGGCCTATCTGCCGACCGGGGAAGGCCTTTTCCCCTTCCAGGGACCAGACGCGGCCGTGGCGGCCATCGCCCAAGTGGAAGCCGATCCGCTGCGAGCCGGCCGGGCGGCCCGGGCCATTGCCGAGGAATATTTCGACAGCGACAAGGTGCTGGCCGGGCTGTTGCGGCAGTGCGGTTTGGCCTGA
- a CDS encoding N-acetylneuraminate synthase family protein, which produces MPTAPIIRLRSGHAVGPGCPALLVAEIGNNHQGSLETARRMVRAAAASGADAVKFQKRDMGALFTRAGLDAPYGGPNSFGDTYGRHRAALELPGQALAELKTLAESLGLTFFASAWDAPSLRLLTDLGVELLKIPSADLVNLPLMRQAGATGLPVVISTGMSQLADIDAAVATLKQTTDRIIILHCNSSYPCPDEQVGLPVMDLLRRRYELPVGYSGHEQGLGPTVAATAFAPVIIERHFTLDRELPGTDHKASLPPDAFAAMAAMVRQAEAAMRVSRKQVFAGEAAAAAKLRKSLVYARDLPAGHVLGPEDVACKCPGDGLSPVAYDLVVGGRLLAKVRQDEAVRFDVLALPERPKPEDDAQTAKAISGF; this is translated from the coding sequence ATGCCCACCGCCCCGATCATCCGCCTGCGCAGCGGCCACGCCGTCGGTCCGGGTTGCCCGGCCCTTCTCGTGGCCGAAATCGGCAACAACCACCAAGGCAGCCTGGAGACCGCCCGGCGCATGGTGCGCGCCGCCGCCGCAAGCGGCGCCGACGCCGTCAAATTTCAAAAGCGCGACATGGGGGCGCTTTTCACCCGGGCCGGCCTGGACGCGCCTTATGGCGGCCCCAACAGCTTCGGCGACACCTACGGCCGCCACCGGGCCGCCCTGGAGCTGCCCGGCCAGGCCCTGGCTGAACTCAAGACCCTGGCCGAATCCCTGGGACTGACCTTTTTCGCCTCGGCCTGGGACGCCCCGAGCCTGCGCCTTTTGACCGACCTTGGCGTGGAGCTGCTGAAAATCCCCTCGGCCGATCTGGTCAACCTGCCGCTTATGCGCCAGGCCGGCGCGACCGGCCTACCGGTGGTCATCTCCACCGGCATGAGCCAGCTTGCCGACATCGACGCCGCCGTGGCCACGCTTAAGCAAACCACCGACCGCATCATCATTTTGCACTGCAACAGCTCCTACCCCTGCCCGGACGAGCAGGTGGGGCTGCCGGTGATGGATCTGCTGCGCCGCCGCTACGAGCTGCCGGTGGGCTATTCCGGCCACGAGCAGGGCCTTGGCCCCACCGTCGCCGCAACGGCCTTTGCTCCGGTCATCATCGAACGGCATTTCACCCTGGACCGGGAGCTGCCCGGCACGGACCACAAGGCTTCGCTGCCCCCGGACGCCTTTGCCGCCATGGCCGCCATGGTGCGCCAGGCCGAGGCGGCCATGCGGGTTTCGCGCAAGCAGGTGTTTGCCGGCGAGGCGGCGGCGGCGGCCAAGCTGCGCAAGTCCCTGGTCTACGCCCGGGATCTGCCGGCCGGCCATGTGCTTGGCCCCGAGGACGTGGCCTGCAAGTGTCCGGGCGACGGGCTGTCGCCGGTGGCCTACGATCTGGTGGTCGGCGGACGGCTTCTCGCCAAGGTCCGCCAGGACGAGGCTGTGCGGTTCGACGTCCTGGCCCTGCCCGAGCGGCCCAAGCCCGAAGACGACGCCCAAACGGCCAAAGCCATTTCCGGTTTCTAG
- a CDS encoding polysaccharide deacetylase family protein, which yields MKKAYGLRVFSRALALLAALTLMFAASAGPCRAGMVTLVFDDGLSSVYQYAYPVLAKYGLVATTAVIADRVDSGDPDFMDEKQLKELQTAGWEIASHSLTHKRPIDIPKFIAEEKCLLLKPVAGHRPLYEAKYKYEELAGLMENGKVLRERASGKMVKNEPGSYYFDELIGEVIVHPFEAASAEKQQIVAISYEREMQASKEELEERGFKVSTYVTPHNYWTPEMSELSKRFYAQVANGGDTFNRKGSTDRYWLKRFVVHSNDPAEAIIGLIKEHAMREDGWVIFCLHGIGSDLGWEPWDAAKLGQLADFLKKKAIPVVTLDKGVKLWVEGKGKPGV from the coding sequence ATGAAAAAGGCTTACGGCTTGCGTGTCTTTTCCCGTGCCTTGGCCCTTTTGGCCGCCTTGACCCTCATGTTTGCCGCTTCGGCCGGACCGTGTCGGGCCGGCATGGTGACCCTGGTCTTCGACGACGGCCTGTCCAGCGTCTATCAGTACGCCTATCCTGTGCTGGCCAAGTACGGGCTGGTGGCCACCACCGCCGTCATCGCCGACCGGGTGGACTCCGGCGACCCCGACTTCATGGACGAAAAGCAGCTCAAGGAGTTGCAGACCGCCGGCTGGGAGATCGCCTCCCACAGCCTCACCCACAAGCGGCCCATCGACATCCCCAAGTTCATCGCCGAGGAAAAGTGCCTGCTGCTCAAGCCCGTGGCCGGCCACCGGCCGCTGTACGAGGCCAAGTACAAGTACGAGGAACTTGCCGGCCTCATGGAAAACGGCAAGGTCCTGCGCGAGCGGGCCAGCGGCAAGATGGTGAAAAACGAGCCCGGCAGCTACTACTTCGACGAACTCATCGGCGAGGTCATCGTCCATCCCTTCGAAGCCGCCAGCGCCGAGAAGCAGCAGATCGTGGCCATCTCTTACGAGCGCGAGATGCAGGCCTCCAAGGAGGAACTGGAAGAACGCGGTTTCAAGGTCAGCACCTACGTCACGCCCCACAACTACTGGACGCCGGAGATGAGCGAGCTGTCCAAGCGCTTCTACGCCCAGGTGGCCAACGGCGGCGACACGTTCAACCGCAAGGGATCCACCGACCGTTACTGGCTCAAACGCTTCGTGGTGCATAGCAACGATCCGGCCGAGGCCATCATCGGGCTCATCAAGGAACACGCCATGCGCGAGGACGGCTGGGTGATCTTTTGCCTGCACGGCATCGGCTCCGATCTTGGCTGGGAGCCCTGGGACGCGGCCAAGCTCGGCCAACTGGCCGATTTCCTCAAGAAAAAGGCCATCCCCGTGGTCACCCTCGACAAGGGCGTCAAGCTGTGGGTCGAGGGCAAGGGCAAGCCCGGCGTCTGA